The proteins below come from a single Burkholderia sp. FERM BP-3421 genomic window:
- the rsgA gene encoding ribosome small subunit-dependent GTPase A has translation MSRPPRNQPARPARGGERAEGRVIAAHGRHYLVAPASGEAMLQCFPRGKRSEVAVGDQVFYERSSADQGVIVEIGKRRNLLYRSDQFKSKLFAANLDQLLIVLATEPYFSEDLLGRALIAAEANALKPLIVLNKIDVEAALDVARARLAPYRALGYAVLEMSVKGRPEDARAQLAPHLAGHATILLGQSGMGKSTLVNLLVPDAEAATREISAALNSGRHTTTFTRLYPLPDGGALIDSPGFQEFGLYHLTEGMLERAFPEFRPLLADCRFYNCHHLHEPGCAILEAVADGRIAPTRHALYAQLVHEASQVVR, from the coding sequence ATGAGCCGCCCGCCCCGTAACCAGCCGGCCCGGCCCGCCCGCGGCGGCGAGCGCGCCGAAGGGCGCGTGATCGCCGCGCACGGCCGCCACTACCTCGTGGCACCCGCGAGCGGCGAAGCCATGCTGCAGTGCTTTCCGCGCGGCAAGCGCAGCGAGGTCGCGGTCGGCGACCAGGTGTTCTACGAGCGCAGCTCGGCCGACCAGGGCGTGATCGTCGAGATCGGCAAGCGACGCAACCTGCTGTACCGCTCGGACCAGTTCAAGTCGAAGCTGTTCGCCGCTAACCTCGACCAGTTGCTGATCGTGCTCGCGACCGAGCCCTATTTCAGCGAGGATCTGCTCGGCCGCGCGCTGATCGCGGCCGAGGCCAACGCGCTCAAGCCGCTGATCGTGCTGAACAAGATCGACGTCGAAGCCGCGCTGGATGTGGCGCGCGCACGCCTCGCGCCATATCGCGCGCTCGGCTACGCGGTGCTGGAGATGTCGGTCAAGGGCCGCCCGGAGGACGCCCGCGCGCAGCTTGCGCCGCATCTCGCCGGCCACGCGACGATCCTGCTCGGCCAGTCGGGCATGGGCAAGTCGACCCTCGTCAACCTGCTCGTCCCGGACGCTGAGGCCGCCACCCGCGAGATCTCCGCGGCGCTCAACAGCGGCCGTCACACGACCACCTTCACGCGCCTCTACCCGCTGCCGGACGGCGGCGCGCTGATCGATTCGCCGGGCTTCCAGGAATTCGGGCTCTATCATCTGACGGAAGGCATGCTGGAGCGCGCGTTCCCTGAATTCCGACCGTTGCTCGCCGACTGCCGTTTCTACAACTGCCACCATCTGCACGAGCCCGGCTGCGCGATCCTCGAAGCGGTCGCCGACGGCCGCATCGCCCCGACGCGTCACGCGCTGTACGCGCAGCTCGTGCACGAGGCGAGCCAGGTGGTGCGCTAG